In Trichoderma asperellum chromosome 1, complete sequence, a single window of DNA contains:
- a CDS encoding uncharacterized protein (EggNog:ENOG41) translates to MERINGALPLISHPPFGQASRGIGGLPVEGELFPPMRAQTAPVSAYSKKKMTDRAYKGGKIVISKPIMQMDAETSNFGNIPTIDLATAAMKEKERRELMPQNPFVNVDIGLGKAPSPTDITRKLSAAKRKQVPESAAPSNSRSLLTVDEPAFAMTSAVQLSPGPESARRRSPRHQADRSAPSPPIISPKDEARTPKSAPLQGVPAAPLPPPPPPVPSLQTRLEEDRSITGAAVSHFSVSTIDPMTARIASAMMFSPERPKSAKAAAPRPPPPPPAPPVPVDQFWVDPRTASLPRSNSVKNNIRPSRQRPPSLPTEEEKPDTKTPLQRRATVGLPNNPRARATRVFGGERGTMHERQIMFMNTEEDTVPILAAAKMEAEEESESPTRKSMIHRPRPIPRKSTASASELLGVSIDSALDDFTLLPTPNMPLISPVSVKSLSQSTYGSTSPGSLTKVKTVRRTSFVPDMPVVPVEYQGQQPKVSQDPFTDETSTNVWAVVPNEGLARMPSTDKKTRALCVSKFSVDTALTAPEPQSPYQSRLSINTQSSSEEAIGRNSTVVFSSDAKDTRVSTVLNSFSERPTRHESVDSELSLMLRMAPVPPKNNLGEKRSVAQEKSEAEDIPFIIDIPTPESPKSLDSGVQLTVDQLPSWHHRIGEEPPSFSSQLKSRRSRKLLVPKPLALYRPANVTVVIEAEPSPEEPAQEALDKIHEQLRQLDLENGDSRATISEKQRQAILANLESEMGAQENQWQTLRVDYSQGSPSTTVSASEINSLRSSVDISKFEIMPITKLNASAGDLLVALNQHAENRLSTSSDQLSKEETLESADEKLDRRSLSASGKMNLLSVNTRTMSQIGSPTPPDTDESGAESDTDSMVEGLGTAKDGSTALMPRATSFLALDDVLNSSSEDVQSKPNASVEFEDVSLMTPKAQPAPIVAQPQELKVANVSTAEAETIKFSLADLEEPSPVPVPVPAPAPAPRPRQVIRRPPRQSKRISTLPDIVENPEPLVGKSGNLGIFQFPWGEKSDSARIPPRMVGISGTMTSGRAPMNLIQEKQLPPAPQTFLDDDFDNGLDAYENEDYDDGFDEATLWEIASLLESDLDASRDDLFMVGEDDWRDQAPAEDELSPASSPVRDVFESVKEEVYDFIPVTLAPSESSSDISLQVSTLWTADMKDSRMGLGLPQPSEREWQSYFATAPRQARTVRRVVDEPTQLSSVSLWTAVATDVSMYTSGVWRAPDAKTTTRPALKAVSLVWSPPNLTKISNLGLPQPVDSLWTAYIPEATRTARRTTQMPQPAAIVSKSLWSLKRTVKPSVSTGVWTPANKIEAEQLTVTATAAAASVWTPLSRARVATVGLPQPELSVWKLYISPVTRAAPKAARMLPPAMIETTSLWKQSPAVKRSVSNGVWSPIEKIETELLTIVTTVSLWSPLSHARATVGLPQPEPSVWKSYIPVAARPAPKVARMLPPAVIETKSLWKVSSVKPNVSQGVWSPAPEEEEEEETTSLEVTSIASSLWSPISAPRSNPWSLPQPDVQVWNAYISSDSRVARRAPRAQQQQDAIQSTSMWSVEPSRIVEMFSSANLWSLKMTTLLWAPAVSKDAGVGLSQPDAKVWNTYIAMPSRSIHRAMTMSGAESITSTSLWQRLPTAVPYSGGVWAPKSLVAKPSLQSPAKTSLKVVKALWSSSPAETRSIGLPQPDAKIWDMYLLLPARDYRKAYLPRPGMITSTSLWAPVPSVEAPSGGVWKAKSVPLEAESLHAKPALTVVNDLLWSSSPAKVASYGLPQPKAEFWSAYLVPVGRVQRIAYVPKTVVTITSTSLWAPALSTEVPSNGVWQPKSKPVNVVAKKSSRASAKAKTGSSLWTQFPATKPSVGLPQPVSEIWNSYIAPLTSATSTSRRVFVSESTVIESQALWSVPSKTEAAAGYLWCPKQTPAENKRPLTQKIVRTVTISSSPVVITAAAAAMPSPVAESPASSEEVRTANVRKSVPVFMTREQWNSAFKRISQDVKRDDSSLNQWALPSSSSSSPKNATRLNRSQSVKSRPIFDPSVMALISEYPSTTTSTSSSSSSRKGLGRSKSISALPSSRRTLSRSGNSSSKASISLASIPVVEPQPAAFLWTKPALASEKSSDKASMWQPPRRRADVQPPSFSILLPGLRRTAGRKTDITIPTSFRPGQGLWRGEQIRL, encoded by the coding sequence ATGGAGAGAATCAATGGTGCTCTGCCTCTTATTAGCCACCCACCTTTCGGACAAGCTTCTCGAGGCATCGGTGGGCTTCCTGTCGAGGGCGAGCTGTTCCCCCCCATGCGAGCTCAGACTGCGCCTGTCAGCGCGtacagcaagaagaagatgacggatAGGGCTTACAAAGGAGGCAAGATTGTCATATCGAAACCCATTATGCAGATGGATGCGGAAACCAGCAACTTCGGCAACATCCCGACGATCGACCTGGCCACCGCCGCgatgaaggagaaggagcGCCGTGAGCTGATGCCTCAGAATCCCTTTGTAAATGTTGATATTGGACTTGGCAAAGCCCCGTCTCCCACGGATATTACACGCAAGTTGTCTGCAGCGAAGCGAAAGCAGGTTCCCGAATCTGCAGCCCCGAGTAACAGCCGAAGTCTCCTTACCGTCGACGAGCCCGCGTTTGCCATGACGTCCGCTGTGCAGCTCTCTCCTGGCCCTGAGTCGGCGCGCAGACGTTCCCCTCGCCATCAGGCTGACCGTTCcgcgccatcaccgccaatTATTTCACCAAAGGACGAGGCACGGACGCCCAAGTCAGCTCCTCTTCAAGGTGTGCCAGCGGCGCCActaccgccgccgccgcccccaGTTCCATCATTACAGACAAGGCTCGAGGAGGATAGAAGCATAACCGGAGCAGCCGTCTCTCACTTCAGTGTCAGCACCATCGATCCCATGACAGCACGAATTGCGTCAGCAATGATGTTTAGTCCTGAGCGTCCAAAATCTGCAAAAGCAGCGGCCCCTCGacctccgccgcctcctccagcacCTCCAGTACCTGTTGACCAGTTTTGGGTGGACCCTCGGACAGCATCGTTGCCTCGAAGCAATTCCGTCAAGAACAATATCCGACCATCTCGACAACGTCCCCCATCACTTCCcacggaagaagagaagccggATACGAAGACTCCCCTTCAGCGAAGGGCAACCGTAGGATTGCCGAACAATCCAAGAGCCAGAGCAACCAGAGTATTCGGTGGGGAGCGAGGCACCATGCACGAGCGACAGATTATGTTTATGAATACTGAGGAGGATACTGTCCCCATCTTGGCCGCCGCGAAAATGGAAGcggaggaagagagcgagTCTCCAACCCGAAAATCGATGATCCACCGACCAAGGCCGATTCCACGCAAGTCTACGGCATCAGCTTCTGAACTCCTGGGAGTCTCCATCGATTCTGCCCTGGATGATTTTACGCTCCTCCCAACGCCAAACATGCCTTTGATCTCTCCAGTGAGTGTGAAAAGCCTATCGCAGAGTACCTACGGATCAACTTCACCCGGATCTCTCACTAAAGTCAAGACTGTTCGAAGAACGTCGTTTGTTCCTGATATGCCGGTTGTTCCTGTAGAGTACCAGGGCCAACAGCCGAAAGTCTCTCAGGATCCCTTTACTGACGAGACGTCTACAAACGTGTGGGCGGTTGTGCCAAACGAAGGATTAGCTCGAATGCCCAGTACTGACAAGAAGACACGTGCTCTTTGCGTTTCAAAGTTCAGCGTGGATACTGCGTTGACTGCTCCAGAACCACAATCGCCCTACCAGAGCCGGTTGTCAATTAACACTCAGTCATCTTCTGAGGAAGCGATTGGTCGCAACTCGACAGTCGTCTTTTCTTCAGATGCCAAAGATACTAGGGTTTCAACGGTGCTCAATTCCTTTAGTGAGCGTCCCACGCGCCACGAGAGTGTTGACTCTGAGCTATCTCTGATGCTGAGGATGGCGCCGGTGCCGCCAAAAAATAACCTGGGAGAAAAACGGTCTGTTGCTCAAGAGAAGAGCGAAGCGGAGGATATCCCCTTCATTATTGATATCCCTACGCCTGAATCGCCAAAATCACTGGATAGCGGTGTTCAGTTGACTGTAGACCAATTGCCATCATGGCACCACCGCATTGGTGAGGAGCCACCTTCATTTTCATCTCAGCTGAAGAGCAGGAGGTCGCGCAAGCTCTTGGTGCCAAagcccttggccttgtaCAGGCCAGCCAACGTCACCGTCGTAATCGAAGCCGAGCCATCACCTGAAGAGCCAGCCCAAGAGGCTCTCGACAAGATCCACGAGCAACTCAGGCAGCTTGATCTTGAGAATGGAGATTCCCGCGCAACCATCAGTGAGAAGCAGCGACAGGCTATCTTGGCCAATCTGGAATCTGAAATGGGTGCGCAAGAGAACCAATGGCAGACGCTTAGAGTCGACTACTCCCAAGGCTCGCCTTCTACCACTGTCTCCGCGTCAGAGATCAACTCATTACGCAGCAGCGTTGACATTAGCAAGTTTGAGATCATGCCCATCACTAAGCTCAACGCAAGCGCGGGTGATTTGCTCGTAGCACTCAACCAGCATGCTGAAAACCGCCTGTCGACTTCTTCCGACCAGCTGTCCAAGGAGGAGACACTCGAATCTGCAGACGAGAAGCTCGATCGCCGATCTCTGTCAGCTTCCGGTAAAATGAATCTACTCTCCGTGAACACCCGAACAATGTCGCAGATTGGTAGCCCTACTCCTCCAGATACTGACGAGTCAGGCGCGGAGAGCGACACTGATAGCATGGTGGAAGGCCTCGGCACAGCTAAAGATGGATCTACGGCGTTGATGCCAAGAGCCACAAGCTTTTTGGCTTTGGATGATGTTTTGAACAGCTCGTCCGAGGATGTCCAAAGCAAGCCAAATGCTTCCGTCGAGTTTGAAGACGTCTCATTGATGACCCCCAAGGCTCAACCCGCACCTATTGTTGCACAGCCCCAAGAGCTCAAGGTTGCCAATGTTTCGactgctgaagctgaaaCCATCAAGTTTAGTTTAGCAGACTTGGAAGAGCCCTCACCCGTACCCGTACCCGTACCTGCACCCGCACCAGCACCACGACCACGACAGGTCATTCGACGACCTCCCCGCCAGAGCAAGCGCATCTCTACGCTCCCAGACATTGTCGAGAATCCTGAGCCGCTTGTCGGTAAATCAGGAAACCTTGGTATCTTCCAGTTCCCTTGGGGCGAGAAGTCGGACTCGGCCAGGATCCCTCCCCGCATGGTCGGCATCTCCGGCACCATGACCAGCGGTCGTGCCCCTATGAACTTGATCCAAGAGAAACAGCTCCCCCCTGCCCCTCAGACTTTCCTTGATGACGATTTTGATAATGGCTTGGACGCTTACGAAAATGAGGACTATGACGATGGCTTTGACGAGGCTACTCTCTGGGAGATTGCCAGCTTGCTGGAGAGTGACCTGGACGCCTCTCGAGATGATCTCTTCATGGTTGGCGAGGATGACTGGAGGGATCAAGCACCTGCTGAGGATGAGCTATCTCCTGCTTCATCCCCAGTTCGAGATGTTTTCGAGAGTGTAAAGGAAGAAGTATATGATTTCATCCCTGTTACGCTAGCACCATCTGAAAGCTCTTCTGACATTTCTTTACAAGTCTCCACTCTCTGGACAGCCGATATGAAGGACTCTCGGATGGGATTAGGCTTGCCGCAGCCTAGTGAGAGGGAATGGCAATCATACTTTGCGACAGCTCCTAGACAAGCTCGTACTGTTCGTCGGGTGGTTGATGAGCCTACTCAGCTCTCTAGCGTTTCTCTGTGGACAGCTGTCGCGACTGATGTCTCGATGTACACATCTGGAGTCTGGCGTGCCCCCGATGCCAAGACTACTACTAGGCCTGCCTTGAAGGCCGTCAGCCTGGTGTGGTCGCCGCCGAACCTTACAAAGATCTCCAACCTGGGCCTGCCTCAGCCAGTTGACAGTCTCTGGACCGCATATATCCCGGAAGCAACCCGCACCGCCCGCAGGACTACCCAGATGCCACAGCCTGCAGCAATTGTGTCAAAATCACTGTGGTCACTCAAGAGAACCGTCAAGCCTAGTGTTTCTACTGGAGTATGGACTCCTGCGAACAAAATTGAGGCTGAACAGCTGACTGTCACTGctactgccgctgctgcttcagTATGGACGCCGCTCTCTCGCGCTCGTGTTGCGACTGTGGGACTTCCACAGCCGGAGCTCAGCGTATGGAAGCTGTACATCTCACCTGTGACGCGCGCTGCTCCTAAGGCGGCACGGATGCTCCCTCCTGCAATGATCGAGACAACATCCCTGTGGAAGCAGAGCCCGGCTGTCAAGCGCAGCGTTTCGAACGGTGTATGGAGTCCAATTGAGAAGATTGAGACTGAGTTGTTGACAATCGTCACTACTGTTTCATTGTGGTCACCTCTTTCTCACGCTCGTGCCACCGTCGGACTGCCGCAACCAGAGCCAAGTGTCTGGAAGTCATATATCCCTGTGGCCGCACGCCCTGCTCCCAAGGTGGCACGGATGCTTCCTCCTGCAGTTATTGAGACAAAATCTCTGTGGAAGGTGAGCTCAGTCAAGCCCAACGTATCACAAGGTGTATGGAGTCCAGCtcctgaggaggaggaggaggaggagaccaCTAGCCTTGAGGTAACTTCTATTGCTTCCTCGCTATGGTCGCCAATTTCTGCTCCTCGCAGTAACCCATGGAGCCTTCCTCAGCCGGATGTCCAGGTTTGGAATGCATACATCTCTTCTGATAGCCGCGTAGCTCGCCGTGCTCCTcgagcccagcagcagcaggatgcTATTCAAAGCACTTCCATGTGGTCAGTTGAGCCTTCAAGAATTGTTGAGATGTTCTCTAGTGCAAATCTGTGGAgtttgaagatgacgacccTGCTCTGGGCACCGGCTGTGTCTAAGGATGCTGGCGTCGGTCTCTCTCAACCGGATGCAAAGGTTTGGAACACTTACATTGCCATGCCAAGCCGCTCAATTCACCGGGCGATGACTATGTCTGGGGCCGAAAGCATCACGAGCACATCTCTGTGGCAACGTCTCCCAACTGCCGTTCCCTACTCAGGAGGCGTTTGGGCACCAAAGTCCCTGGTTGCAAAGCCATCACTCCAGTCACCTGCCAAGACCTCTCTGAAGGTGGTGAAGGCCCTGTGGTCTTCATCGCCTGCGGAGACGCGCTCCATCGGGCTGCCACAGCCAGACGCCAAGATCTGGGACATGtatctccttctcccagcACGAGACTATCGCAAAGCATACTTGCCCAGACCTGGTATGATCACCAGCACGTCTTTGTGGGCGCCTGTGCCAAGCGTCGAGGCACCCTCTGGCGGAGTGTGGAAAGCCAAGTCTGTACCACTGGAAGCCGAATCGCTTCATGCTAAGCCTGCTTTGACTGTGGTGAACGATTTACTATGGTCTTCATCGCCCGCAAAGGTTGCTTCCTACGGCCTGCCTCAGCCAAAGGCTGAATTCTGGAGCGCCTATCTCGTTCCAGTGGGCCGTGTCCAGCGAATTGCCTATGTCCCTAAGACTGTTGTTACAATTACGAGCACATCCCTATGGGCCCCTGCCTTGAGTACCGAAGTTCCATCGAACGGAGTCTGGCAGCCAAAGTCCAAGCCTGTGAACGTTGTGGCAAAGAAGTCTTCTCGTGCTtctgccaaggccaagactgGCTCATCACTATGGACTCAATTTCCCGCCACAAAGCCATCCGTCGGCTTGCCGCAGCCAGTCTCTGAGATCTGGAACTCGTACATCGCGCCCTTGACCAGCGCTACTTCCACCTCCCGCAGAGTTTTCGTTTCGGAGTCTACTGTCATCGAAAGCCAAGCTCTCTGGTCTGTTCCATCCAAGacggaggctgctgctggttacCTCTGGTGCCCGAAACAGACGCCAGCTGAGAATAAGCGCCCACTCACACAAAAGATTGTTCGTACTGTGACAATTTCTAGCTCACCTGTTgttattactgctgctgctgctgctatgcCCAGCCCTGTAGCTGAAAGCCCTGCCTCTTCCGAGGAGGTACGTACGGCCAATGTTCGTAAATCCGTGCCCGTCTTCATGACGCGTGAGCAGTGGAATTCCGCATTCAAGAGGATCTCCCAAGACGTGAAGAGAGATGACTCGAGCCTGAACCAATGGGCTCtcccgtcatcatcatcatcatcaccgaaGAATGCCACCAGGCTAAACCGTTCCCAGTCAGTCAAGAGCCGACCAATCTTCGATCCTTCCGTCATGGCCCTCATCTCCGAATACccttccaccaccacctccacttcttcatcgtcgtcatcgcgcAAGGGCCTCGGGCGATCTAAGAGCATCTCGGCGCTGCCGTCCAGCCGCAGAACGCTAAGCCgcagcggcaacagcagcagcaaagcatCAATCTCTCTGGCCAGCATCCCCGTCGTGGAGCCTCAGCCAGCCGCGTTCCTCTGGACTAAGCCCGCTTTGGCGTCCGAGAAATCCTCTGATAAGGCTTCCATGTGGCAGCCCCCCCGCCGCCGCGCTGACGTGCAGCCGCCCTCATTCAGCATCCTCCTCCCCGGTCTGCGACGAACCGCTGGCAGGAAGACGGATATTACGATCCCCACTAGTTTCAGGCCCGGACAGGGTTTGTGGAGGGGCGAGCAAATAAGATTGTGA